The following proteins are co-located in the Echinicola sp. 20G genome:
- a CDS encoding sugar porter family MFS transporter has protein sequence MNVDNQFNKSFVMRISLVSALGGLLFGYDWVVIGGAKPFYELYFGIVGNSVLTGWAMSCALVGCLVGAGVSGMASDRWGRKHLLILAAFLFIVSAVGTGAAQHFTSFIIYRIIGGISIGLASNLSPMYIAEVTPAKFRGAFVSINQLTIVIGILAAQIANYLIAEPIIEGDTSKTMLNSWNGQWGWRWMFWMENIPAFIFFLLMFTVPRSPRWLAAQGYLKEAGEVLSKIGGRSFAKNSLEKIIGSDDGHVAEKISLRQLFSNRTGKIVMIGIVLAAFQQWCGINVIFNYAEEIFTAAGYGVGDLLFNIIITGTINLIFTVIAMFTVDKWGRKPLMLFGAISLSITYCVMGTMYFLGIQGFPLLVMVVTGIAFYAMSLAPITWVVLSEVFPNRIRGRAMSAATISLWSASFLLTYSFPLLNEQLGASGTFWLYGLICLAGWFFIREKLVETMGKSLEEIESELLEERKTEDSEFVELVNKG, from the coding sequence ATGAACGTAGATAACCAGTTTAATAAGTCTTTTGTAATGCGCATTTCACTTGTCTCAGCATTGGGAGGACTTTTGTTTGGATATGATTGGGTAGTAATAGGAGGGGCTAAACCTTTTTATGAACTCTATTTTGGTATAGTAGGTAATTCTGTACTTACCGGTTGGGCAATGAGCTGTGCTTTGGTAGGTTGCTTGGTCGGTGCAGGAGTATCCGGAATGGCAAGTGATAGGTGGGGCAGGAAGCACCTTTTAATTTTGGCGGCATTCCTCTTTATAGTCTCCGCAGTAGGTACGGGAGCAGCACAGCATTTTACCAGCTTTATAATATACAGAATTATTGGTGGAATAAGTATTGGCCTGGCATCCAATCTATCTCCTATGTATATCGCCGAAGTAACTCCAGCCAAATTCCGCGGGGCTTTTGTATCTATAAACCAGCTTACAATAGTGATAGGAATTTTGGCTGCCCAAATAGCAAATTACCTCATTGCCGAACCAATTATTGAAGGGGATACCAGTAAAACAATGCTGAATTCTTGGAATGGACAATGGGGGTGGCGATGGATGTTTTGGATGGAAAACATCCCGGCTTTTATATTTTTCTTGTTAATGTTTACCGTTCCAAGGAGTCCGAGGTGGCTGGCAGCTCAAGGATACCTAAAAGAAGCAGGAGAGGTGCTTTCGAAAATTGGGGGAAGAAGTTTTGCAAAGAATTCCCTTGAAAAGATCATCGGATCAGATGATGGCCATGTAGCTGAAAAGATTTCTTTGAGACAGCTTTTCAGCAATAGAACAGGAAAGATAGTAATGATTGGAATAGTATTGGCCGCTTTCCAGCAATGGTGCGGGATCAACGTCATTTTTAATTACGCCGAAGAAATATTCACCGCTGCAGGGTACGGTGTCGGCGACCTGCTATTCAATATTATTATCACCGGTACAATCAACCTGATTTTTACGGTCATAGCCATGTTTACCGTTGATAAGTGGGGAAGGAAACCGTTAATGCTTTTTGGGGCTATTTCACTTTCCATAACCTATTGCGTGATGGGAACAATGTACTTTCTTGGTATACAAGGGTTCCCTTTATTGGTAATGGTGGTAACCGGTATTGCATTTTATGCCATGTCATTAGCTCCGATCACATGGGTGGTGCTTTCAGAAGTTTTTCCCAACAGGATCAGGGGAAGGGCCATGTCTGCCGCTACTATTTCCCTTTGGTCAGCAAGTTTTCTGCTTACCTATAGTTTTCCTTTACTTAACGAGCAGCTGGGAGCCTCAGGTACTTTTTGGCTCTATGGGTTAATCTGTCTTGCTGGATGGTTTTTTATTCGTGAAAAATTAGTGGAAACTATGGGGAAATCACTAGAGGAAATCGAGTCTGAATTATTGGAAGAAAGAAAGACAGAAGATTCGGAGTTTGTCGAGTTGGTAAATAAAGGATAG
- a CDS encoding glycoside hydrolase family 97 protein, with amino-acid sequence MKRKVMMKKIDLTVASRIVLLAFMVIFVGCSNSRVNEWKVTSPDGSLKGIIALDESGVLTYQVKKQEGEQQHIVMEPSQLGIIRKDQRFDTLYYDGTQEVKIIDENYKLRSGKRLSNQNHYHELTLSFKNHSGNPIDIIFRAYDDGFAFKYFFPSDGSDALYTVSEELTSFDLPTGKAWMQPYDSATAYAPAYERNYEGDMTIGTSAPGKEGWCFPALFQVNGQWVLLSESNLKANFHGSHLKPYAPKGKYQVTGPESDEAFGYGEPLATSKLPWDMPWRVMVVGSELGTIVESNLINHLADPSKIENTAWVEPGRASWAWWSGYLDGSNDTPEKLKHFIDFAQDMGWEYSLIDAGWDYRPGFDLTEMVEYANNRGVDLLMWYNSGGPINRVNAGPRDMMFDPEIRKQEMKRISDMGIKGIKVDFFSSDKQDFIQLFTAILEDAAKYKLLVNFHGCTIPRGWARTYPNMISYESVKGSEAYIYHADFERNSPMHNTILPFTRNVIGSMDYTPVAFSTQQVPHRTSFGHELALSVVFESGITHFADTPEMYLAQPEEVIGFLSEVPAAWEDTKFVSGYPAKEVVIARRKGEEWFVGGINGENTYKQLQIPMDFLGTGKYKATLIADGKGNKEFSIDQMMVSSQSLVDISMLAIGGFVMKITPEP; translated from the coding sequence ATGAAAAGAAAAGTGATGATGAAAAAAATAGATTTAACAGTAGCTTCTCGGATAGTACTACTGGCTTTTATGGTCATTTTTGTTGGTTGCTCAAACTCAAGGGTAAATGAGTGGAAGGTAACTTCACCTGATGGCAGTCTCAAGGGAATTATTGCGCTGGACGAAAGCGGGGTTTTGACCTATCAAGTAAAAAAACAGGAGGGGGAACAGCAGCATATTGTAATGGAACCAAGTCAATTGGGGATTATTAGAAAAGACCAAAGATTCGATACACTTTATTATGATGGTACCCAGGAAGTAAAAATCATCGATGAAAATTATAAACTCAGGTCCGGGAAAAGATTGAGCAATCAGAACCATTATCATGAACTTACACTAAGTTTTAAAAACCACTCTGGAAACCCTATAGATATCATTTTCAGAGCTTATGATGATGGTTTTGCTTTTAAGTATTTTTTCCCTTCCGATGGAAGTGATGCATTATATACAGTGTCCGAAGAACTGACAAGTTTTGACCTTCCCACGGGAAAGGCATGGATGCAGCCTTATGATAGTGCAACAGCTTATGCTCCGGCATATGAAAGGAATTATGAAGGGGATATGACAATAGGGACCTCTGCCCCTGGAAAAGAAGGATGGTGCTTTCCTGCATTATTTCAAGTAAATGGACAGTGGGTGTTGCTTTCTGAGTCCAACCTTAAAGCTAACTTTCATGGATCCCACTTAAAGCCTTATGCTCCAAAAGGCAAATACCAAGTTACCGGCCCGGAAAGCGATGAGGCATTTGGTTATGGAGAGCCCCTTGCAACTTCAAAATTACCTTGGGATATGCCATGGAGGGTGATGGTAGTAGGGAGTGAACTTGGAACAATAGTGGAGTCCAACCTGATTAACCATCTAGCAGATCCCTCAAAAATTGAAAATACAGCATGGGTTGAACCAGGAAGAGCATCATGGGCCTGGTGGTCTGGATATCTCGATGGATCCAATGATACACCGGAAAAACTCAAGCACTTTATTGATTTTGCCCAGGATATGGGCTGGGAATATTCCCTTATTGACGCTGGGTGGGACTATCGTCCGGGATTTGATCTTACCGAAATGGTTGAATATGCCAATAATAGAGGAGTTGACCTACTGATGTGGTATAATTCAGGTGGTCCGATTAATCGTGTCAATGCTGGACCAAGAGACATGATGTTCGATCCTGAAATCAGAAAGCAAGAAATGAAAAGGATTTCCGACATGGGAATTAAAGGTATAAAGGTAGACTTTTTTTCCAGTGACAAGCAGGATTTTATTCAGTTGTTTACTGCTATTCTAGAAGATGCAGCGAAGTACAAACTATTGGTCAATTTTCATGGGTGTACGATTCCCCGGGGCTGGGCAAGAACCTATCCCAATATGATCTCTTATGAAAGTGTGAAAGGTTCAGAAGCATATATTTATCATGCAGATTTTGAACGGAATTCACCCATGCACAATACAATTCTTCCTTTTACTCGAAATGTGATCGGATCCATGGACTACACACCAGTGGCTTTTTCAACCCAACAAGTGCCTCATCGTACCAGTTTTGGACATGAGCTGGCACTTTCAGTGGTTTTTGAGTCTGGCATTACCCACTTTGCTGACACACCGGAGATGTACCTAGCCCAACCCGAAGAAGTGATCGGGTTTCTAAGTGAGGTTCCCGCTGCCTGGGAGGATACAAAATTTGTCAGTGGATATCCTGCTAAAGAAGTGGTAATAGCCAGAAGGAAAGGTGAAGAATGGTTTGTCGGTGGAATAAATGGAGAGAATACCTACAAACAACTTCAAATTCCAATGGATTTTTTAGGCACCGGAAAGTATAAAGCAACCCTAATAGCAGATGGAAAAGGGAACAAGGAGTTTTCCATTGACCAGATGATGGTGTCCAGCCAAAGCTTAGTGGACATAAGCATGCTGGCCATCGGAGGTTTTGTAATGAAAATTACTCCCGAACCATAA
- a CDS encoding T9SS type A sorting domain-containing protein gives MTINLYKPFLDLIKRVYHKCYALLITSNQRMICMMAMATCLCWYPLSGHAQEYQAEMEGGTLTNGASIQSCSSCSNGQQVGNLGGTQNGSILLELEVADAGDYELELSYSSADPRSIFLAINEDGPIEIKCPPSGGWSVTDEVTVLVKLEKGSNLFKFDNSQSWGPNLDKAVVRMGKTVSISGIVTENGEPISGIDVEIEGYVSKNVKTGPDGAYSFLKLPSKRNYIISPKSEVYQFDPIYRNYQHLDTDLEAQNFEAGEICTDCIVEFGFGQTGKVFYNTSTGTASIQQGVNNRLENIHAEVVVNGEQISSWDYKERTIKKEAINDAFGTGSKWTVINTSDDFPKMEQVFYAYSDRKYILMQVNVSGTGIRSNFMAPLVANKGEIGNNIENQALVMPFDNDAFVRYASKPLDTGVPVESSEVTAVYENSSRNGMVIGSVNQDRWKTGIRANGRPGELTELVAYGGYSERSVTRDQKEHGYLTGSVVSSPKILVGFFEDWREGLDAYGEANLIEQPRYIFDWNEATPFGWNSWGAIQTDLNLDKAKGVVDFFDLQLPGFRSGGTAYVDLDSYWDNMVSGGLEGDYSQLIEFANYCKEKGLKPGIYWAPFVDWGKSNRKVEGSSYQYSDTWTKVNGGFHDFDGARAMDPTHPGTLKRIDLVIDKFIKCGFEMVKIDFIGHASVEADSFYESSVTTGMQAFHYGMKHLIDAMQGKMLVYVAISPNLATGPYAHSRRIACDAYADINASEYTLNSTTFGWWQSSIYDFIDADHMVFGQASFGENKARMASGIANGTLITGDDYSRTGPWTSAAKQLLQNQDLLDIVQHKKAFRPVEGNIGDGASEAFIKKIEGVPYVILINYQNERKSFDLSFERLGISPGNYALKELFKGDYRISEGNVLTATLEAKDAAIFRFEEGLINSSPQESEEKELVFPNPAHDRITVTSGKRIDHVQMIALNGQTVSKQENIMKSKVEIDLQLIQSGVYLLYVTRENGGRNVYKVIKR, from the coding sequence ATGACTATTAACCTATATAAGCCGTTTTTGGATTTGATAAAAAGGGTGTACCATAAATGCTATGCCCTTCTTATCACCTCTAATCAAAGAATGATTTGTATGATGGCCATGGCTACCTGCTTATGTTGGTATCCGCTCAGTGGCCATGCTCAAGAATATCAAGCAGAAATGGAAGGTGGGACCCTAACAAATGGTGCCTCAATTCAGTCATGCAGTTCCTGTTCGAATGGACAACAGGTTGGAAATCTGGGAGGGACACAAAATGGAAGTATCTTGCTTGAGTTGGAGGTAGCAGATGCCGGTGATTATGAACTGGAACTGTCCTACAGTTCAGCTGACCCTAGGTCCATCTTTTTGGCTATTAATGAGGATGGACCGATTGAGATCAAATGCCCTCCTTCAGGGGGATGGTCAGTTACAGATGAAGTGACAGTTCTTGTAAAACTAGAAAAAGGAAGTAACCTATTTAAGTTTGACAATTCACAAAGCTGGGGGCCAAATTTGGATAAGGCAGTGGTTAGGATGGGAAAAACCGTATCAATTTCAGGAATCGTGACCGAAAACGGGGAGCCAATCTCAGGGATCGACGTTGAAATAGAAGGCTACGTTTCCAAGAACGTTAAAACTGGCCCGGATGGGGCGTATAGCTTTTTAAAACTTCCCTCAAAGAGAAACTATATAATTAGCCCTAAATCAGAGGTTTATCAATTTGATCCCATCTACCGAAATTATCAACATTTGGATACTGATTTGGAGGCACAGAATTTTGAAGCGGGTGAAATATGTACGGATTGCATAGTGGAATTTGGTTTTGGGCAGACCGGTAAAGTTTTCTACAACACATCAACTGGTACGGCAAGTATTCAGCAAGGCGTAAATAACAGGTTGGAAAATATCCATGCGGAAGTGGTGGTTAATGGTGAACAAATTTCCTCTTGGGATTATAAGGAGAGAACCATCAAAAAAGAAGCAATAAATGATGCATTTGGTACAGGTTCAAAATGGACTGTTATTAATACCAGTGATGACTTTCCAAAAATGGAACAGGTGTTTTACGCGTATTCGGATAGAAAGTATATCCTTATGCAAGTAAATGTATCGGGAACCGGTATCAGAAGTAATTTTATGGCTCCACTGGTAGCCAATAAAGGGGAAATAGGAAATAACATAGAGAATCAGGCACTGGTTATGCCTTTTGACAATGATGCCTTTGTAAGGTATGCATCAAAACCTCTCGATACAGGGGTACCCGTGGAAAGTTCAGAAGTGACAGCAGTGTATGAAAACAGCTCACGGAACGGTATGGTGATTGGCTCTGTCAATCAAGACAGGTGGAAGACTGGAATCCGTGCCAATGGAAGGCCTGGAGAATTGACAGAGCTTGTCGCCTATGGTGGCTATTCTGAAAGAAGTGTGACACGTGATCAAAAGGAACATGGGTATCTTACTGGCAGTGTGGTCTCTTCCCCTAAAATCTTGGTCGGATTCTTTGAGGATTGGAGAGAAGGCCTTGATGCATATGGTGAGGCAAACCTAATTGAGCAGCCCAGATATATATTTGATTGGAATGAGGCAACACCATTCGGTTGGAATAGTTGGGGAGCCATACAAACGGATTTGAATTTGGACAAGGCTAAAGGTGTAGTGGACTTTTTTGACCTTCAACTACCAGGGTTCAGAAGTGGTGGAACTGCTTATGTTGACCTGGATTCCTATTGGGACAATATGGTAAGTGGTGGTCTTGAGGGAGATTATAGCCAATTGATCGAATTTGCCAACTATTGTAAGGAAAAAGGCCTAAAGCCAGGGATTTATTGGGCTCCTTTTGTGGACTGGGGGAAAAGCAACCGTAAAGTGGAAGGCTCATCGTATCAATATAGCGATACATGGACAAAGGTGAATGGAGGATTTCATGATTTTGATGGGGCCAGGGCAATGGATCCTACACATCCAGGAACCTTAAAGCGGATAGACTTGGTAATTGATAAGTTTATAAAATGTGGCTTTGAAATGGTCAAGATAGACTTTATTGGACATGCATCCGTAGAGGCAGATAGCTTTTATGAATCATCCGTAACTACTGGAATGCAGGCTTTTCACTATGGTATGAAACACCTAATCGATGCTATGCAAGGAAAAATGTTGGTGTATGTAGCGATAAGTCCCAATCTCGCAACTGGACCATATGCACATTCCCGAAGAATTGCCTGTGATGCTTACGCTGACATTAATGCCTCCGAATATACACTTAACAGTACCACGTTTGGTTGGTGGCAGTCTAGTATATATGATTTTATCGACGCCGATCATATGGTTTTTGGCCAGGCTTCTTTTGGGGAGAATAAAGCAAGGATGGCTTCAGGCATTGCCAATGGTACCTTAATTACAGGAGATGACTATAGCCGTACAGGGCCTTGGACATCCGCTGCGAAACAACTGCTACAAAACCAGGACCTACTTGATATTGTACAACATAAGAAGGCATTTAGACCTGTGGAAGGCAATATTGGAGATGGAGCCAGTGAAGCTTTTATCAAAAAGATTGAAGGTGTTCCTTATGTTATACTTATTAATTATCAAAATGAAAGAAAGTCCTTTGACCTTTCCTTTGAAAGATTGGGGATAAGCCCAGGTAATTATGCTTTAAAAGAGCTCTTCAAAGGTGATTATAGGATTTCTGAAGGAAATGTGCTGACCGCTACATTGGAAGCAAAGGATGCTGCCATCTTTCGATTTGAGGAAGGGCTGATTAATTCTTCCCCACAGGAAAGTGAAGAAAAAGAATTGGTGTTTCCCAACCCCGCACATGATAGGATAACGGTGACAAGCGGGAAGAGGATAGATCATGTTCAAATGATTGCACTTAATGGCCAAACTGTAAGCAAACAGGAAAATATTATGAAAAGCAAGGTTGAAATCGACCTTCAGTTAATTCAAAGCGGTGTTTACCTTCTCTATGTTACCAGGGAAAATGGTGGACGTAATGTTTATAAGGTCATAAAAAGATAG
- a CDS encoding alpha-galactosidase: protein MNITALKPFKITWAVLLCTFFSALAHAQENLYIPLETQHNALVLSVSNSHDLNIAYYGKRLNSDKEYSSVLRQYNQTGDYSQVLDAAYTSAGSRNLMEPAISVIHADGNTSLSLKYISHKVEDLDENISQASIKLEDTAYGFNVSLYYKLYKKEDVIEQWSELSHNEKGPVELTKFASGNLYFRDAQYYLTQYHGDWAHEMNPETSLLTHGIKTIDSKLGTRANLFQPSVFMVAMDQPATEDEGTVLFGAMEWSGNFKIDLELDYRDNLRLIAGMNNYASSYKLEKGEIFETPKFLHLLSHNGKGEASRKLHSWAKDYKLLDGNGERLTLLNNWEATYFDFEEKKLFELLKDTKELGVDLFLLDDGWFGNKYPRNNDDAGLGDWQANKRKLPNGVSSLVKEAGENGVKFGIWIEPEMVNPESELYHEHPEWVIKQPKRKEHYFRNQLVLDLSNPKVQDFVFNVVNDLFLENPELAYIKWDCNAVIYNAYSSHLDKQSHLYIDYVKGLYNVLERIRKKYPKVPMMLCSGGGGRVDYAALEYFTEFWPSDNTDPLERIFMQWEYSYFYPAISVANHVTEWGKQPLKFRVDVAMMGKLGFDIVVGELEQKDLQFVQHAVKTYDDIKQIVWQGDLYRLSDPKNTDFASLMYVNEEKDQAVVFNYLVNNRYGQGSKRPVKLGGLDPEKRYRIQEINLYPGTSSYIDSNQVYSGDFLMKIGFNPKVGKGKESVLLKVEAVR, encoded by the coding sequence ATGAATATTACGGCTTTGAAGCCCTTTAAAATTACTTGGGCGGTATTGCTATGCACTTTTTTTTCAGCATTAGCCCATGCACAAGAGAATCTCTATATTCCCCTGGAAACACAGCACAATGCCTTGGTGCTATCGGTTTCCAATAGTCATGACCTTAATATCGCCTATTATGGGAAACGACTCAATTCAGATAAGGAATACTCATCCGTCTTGAGACAGTACAACCAAACGGGGGATTATTCCCAAGTACTGGATGCAGCCTATACCTCAGCGGGTTCCAGAAACCTAATGGAACCCGCCATCTCGGTTATCCATGCAGATGGGAACACCTCCCTGTCATTGAAGTACATCTCTCACAAAGTGGAAGACCTTGATGAAAACATTTCCCAGGCAAGCATAAAATTAGAGGATACTGCATACGGGTTTAATGTATCCCTTTATTATAAGCTTTACAAAAAGGAGGATGTTATAGAACAATGGAGTGAGCTGTCCCATAACGAAAAGGGACCAGTGGAATTGACCAAGTTTGCCTCGGGTAATTTATACTTCAGGGATGCCCAATATTATTTGACACAATATCATGGAGACTGGGCACATGAAATGAATCCAGAGACAAGCCTGCTCACCCATGGAATAAAGACCATTGATTCAAAGCTTGGCACAAGGGCAAACCTATTTCAACCGTCGGTTTTTATGGTGGCCATGGACCAGCCTGCAACTGAGGATGAAGGAACTGTTCTATTTGGGGCAATGGAATGGAGTGGGAATTTTAAAATTGACCTTGAACTGGATTACAGGGACAATTTAAGGCTTATTGCTGGGATGAATAATTATGCATCAAGCTATAAGTTGGAGAAAGGTGAAATTTTTGAGACGCCAAAGTTTTTGCATCTGCTCTCTCATAATGGTAAAGGAGAAGCAAGCAGGAAATTGCATTCATGGGCAAAGGACTATAAGTTACTGGATGGCAATGGAGAACGGTTGACATTGTTAAACAATTGGGAAGCAACTTATTTTGATTTCGAGGAAAAGAAATTATTTGAGCTCCTAAAGGACACAAAGGAACTTGGTGTTGACCTTTTTCTATTGGATGATGGATGGTTTGGTAATAAATATCCACGAAACAATGATGATGCGGGTTTAGGTGACTGGCAGGCCAATAAAAGGAAACTTCCCAATGGGGTGTCTTCTCTAGTAAAGGAAGCGGGGGAGAATGGGGTCAAGTTCGGTATTTGGATAGAGCCTGAAATGGTCAACCCTGAAAGTGAACTGTACCATGAGCATCCAGAGTGGGTGATCAAGCAACCGAAAAGAAAAGAACATTATTTTAGAAACCAATTGGTCTTGGACCTGAGCAATCCCAAAGTGCAGGACTTTGTGTTCAACGTAGTAAATGACCTTTTTTTGGAGAATCCGGAATTGGCCTACATTAAATGGGATTGTAATGCGGTCATATACAATGCCTATTCCTCTCATTTGGATAAGCAGTCCCACCTGTACATTGACTATGTGAAGGGACTTTACAATGTACTTGAGAGAATCAGGAAAAAATACCCGAAAGTGCCAATGATGCTTTGTTCCGGAGGAGGGGGAAGGGTTGACTATGCTGCACTTGAATATTTTACGGAGTTTTGGCCAAGTGACAACACGGATCCATTGGAACGAATTTTTATGCAATGGGAATACTCTTATTTCTATCCTGCGATTAGTGTTGCAAATCATGTGACCGAATGGGGTAAACAACCCCTAAAATTCCGGGTAGATGTGGCCATGATGGGAAAACTTGGGTTTGATATTGTAGTGGGTGAATTGGAGCAAAAAGATCTTCAGTTTGTACAACATGCTGTGAAAACATATGATGATATAAAACAAATTGTTTGGCAAGGTGATCTCTACCGTCTCTCAGATCCAAAAAACACTGATTTTGCTTCGTTAATGTATGTCAATGAAGAAAAAGACCAAGCAGTCGTATTTAACTACTTGGTGAATAACCGCTACGGGCAAGGTAGTAAACGCCCTGTAAAACTGGGTGGTCTGGACCCGGAAAAAAGATATCGTATCCAGGAAATCAACCTTTACCCGGGAACCTCTTCCTATATCGATTCCAACCAGGTGTACTCTGGAGATTTTCTTATGAAAATTGGCTTTAACCCAAAGGTGGGCAAAGGTAAGGAAAGTGTTTTGTTGAAAGTAGAAGCGGTAAGGTAA
- a CDS encoding aldose epimerase family protein, which produces MVFKQYWGDYKSREVYLFRITNASGAYVELINLGATIVSIYVPNKYGRLMNTVLGFPTLDGYIKDNCYLGRTIGRFANRISQGRFFLDDWMWNLETNDGKHNNHSGSDGFHDKVMDFREEEDGVVFFYTSPHLEGGFPGTVDFQVKYSWSHKNELLIEYGAVSDRSTYVNFTNHSYFNLEFGSPKILAHRLVVESELMIENTSEHIPSRIISINGRNELNGKKVGHSVLYKEMRHIGLNNYYILKRKGNDKPSLIRLEAPRSGIELNICTSYPGVQVYTGDYLKTAVRGNEGMKYGPFEGLCLECHNYPDFPNQPNFPKAVLFPNMQMKEFIKYKFGVLEE; this is translated from the coding sequence ATGGTCTTTAAGCAATATTGGGGAGATTATAAAAGTAGGGAAGTCTACCTGTTCAGAATCACAAATGCCAGTGGTGCCTATGTGGAATTAATAAACTTAGGGGCCACAATAGTTTCAATATATGTGCCCAATAAATATGGTAGGCTGATGAATACAGTTCTGGGCTTTCCAACATTAGATGGTTATATCAAGGATAATTGTTACCTGGGACGGACAATTGGCAGGTTTGCGAACAGGATTAGCCAAGGGCGCTTTTTTTTGGATGATTGGATGTGGAATCTGGAAACCAATGATGGGAAGCACAACAACCACAGTGGTAGTGATGGGTTTCATGATAAAGTAATGGATTTTAGGGAGGAAGAAGATGGGGTTGTGTTTTTCTATACTAGCCCACACTTGGAGGGTGGGTTTCCCGGTACGGTGGATTTTCAAGTGAAATACTCATGGTCACATAAAAATGAACTTCTCATAGAATACGGTGCTGTAAGTGATCGCAGCACCTACGTAAACTTCACCAACCATTCCTACTTTAACCTGGAGTTCGGAAGCCCTAAAATTTTAGCCCACAGACTTGTTGTGGAAAGTGAATTGATGATCGAAAATACTTCAGAGCATATCCCTTCAAGAATAATATCCATTAATGGTAGAAATGAATTGAATGGGAAAAAAGTAGGCCACAGTGTGCTCTATAAGGAAATGCGGCATATAGGACTCAACAATTATTATATCCTGAAGAGAAAAGGCAATGATAAGCCGTCTTTGATTCGACTCGAAGCTCCAAGATCTGGTATTGAATTAAACATTTGTACTTCTTATCCGGGAGTACAAGTGTATACTGGCGATTACCTCAAAACAGCTGTAAGAGGAAATGAAGGGATGAAATACGGTCCCTTTGAAGGTTTGTGCTTGGAATGCCATAATTATCCGGATTTTCCTAACCAACCTAATTTTCCCAAAGCAGTACTGTTTCCTAACATGCAAATGAAGGAGTTTATCAAATATAAATTTGGCGTATTGGAAGAATAA